The Acropora palmata chromosome 10, jaAcrPala1.3, whole genome shotgun sequence genome contains a region encoding:
- the LOC141894606 gene encoding collagen triple helix repeat-containing protein 1-like has translation MMAKQSISVLALCAQLMFIALCSEEAEGLLEKNWRQCVYKNLNDGRDTGLIKECLFYKKSADTGLRVFYNGDLRLYNCHACCRRWYFTFNGVECSAPQAIDGVVYMRHGNNAQKNLHRVREIDGVCERVPKGIVRVGFSVGNCIGYGTADAYTGWNSVSRIYVEEVPPPQA, from the exons ATGATGGCAAAGCAAAGCATATCTGTACTCGCACTCTGCGCACAGCTGATGTTTATTGCTCTGTGTTCTGAAGAAGCTGAAGGCTTATTAGAGAAAAACTGGAGACAGTGCGTTTACAAGAACTTGAATGATGGTAGGGATACTGGCTTGATCAAG GAATGCCTTTTCTACAAGAAGTCTGCCGATACCGGGCTGCGAGTCTTTTACAATGGGGACCTTCGTCTCTACAATTGTCATGCCTGCTGCAGACGGTGGTATTTCACCTTCAATGGCGTAGAGTGCTCAGCTCCACAGGCTATTGATGGCGTCGTCTACATGCGCCATGGAAACAACGCTCAGAAAAATTTGCACCGAGTTCGTGAAATAGATGGCGTCTGCGAGAGGGTCCCCAAAGGCATCGTGCGCGTGGGATTCTCGGTCGGTAATTGTATCGGCTACGGAACCGCTGATGCCTACACAGGCTGGAACTCAGTATCCCGTATCTACGTCGAAGAAGTGCCTCCCCCACAGGCTTAA
- the LOC141894601 gene encoding uncharacterized protein LOC141894601 encodes MMAKRGIPVPRLCAQLISFIALCSHASGNNKPGDNETTPQQTFCGQTSCGCAAGFPGFPGIPGSAGPAGVAGSPGNRGPEGPKGPQGNKGDEGARGRRGVQGPKGATGLSGPTGSRGSRGEKGARGSQGPPGPKGADGLLVKNWKQCVYKNLNDQKDTGLIKECIFNKTSADTGLRVFYNGDLRLYNCHACCRRWYFTFNGVECSAPAAIDGIVYMVHGNSGKKDLHRVRQIEGVCEKVNKGVVRVGFWVGNCKGYGTADAVTGWNSVSRIYVEEVPPPQA; translated from the exons ATGATGGCAAAGCGAGGCATACCTGTACCCCGGCTCTGTGCACAGCTGATATCGTTTATTGCGCTGTGTTCTCATGCTAGTGGAAACAACAAACCAGGAGACAACGAA ACCACTCCTCAACAAACGTTTTGTGGTCAAACATCATGTGGTTGCGCAGCAGGTTTTCCAGGCTTCCCGGGAATCCCTGGATCCGCGGGACCAGCAGGTGTTGCGGGATCACCCGGCAATCGTGGACCCGAAGGGCCCAAGGGTCCCCAGGGGAACAAGGGCGACGAAGGCGCCCGAGGCAGACGCGGTGTCCAAGGTCCCAAAGGAGCTACGGGACTCTCGGGACCAACAGGCTCTCGAGGAAGCAGAGGTGAAAAAGGCGCTCGAGGATCTCAAGGGCCCCCAGGTCCAAAAGGAGCTGATGGGTTGTTGGTGAAAAACTGGAAACAGTGTGTTTACAAGAACTTGAATGATCAGAAGGATACTGGCTTGATAAAG GAATGCATTTTCAACAAGACGTCTGCCGATACCGGGCTGCGAGTCTTTTACAATGGGGACCTTCGTCTCTACAATTGTCATGCCTGCTGCAGACGGTGGTATTTCACCTTTAATGGCGTAGAGTGCTCAGCTCCAGCAGCCATTGATGGAATCGTCTACATGGTCCACGGAAACAGCGGCAAGAAAGATTTGCACCGAGTTCGTCAAATAGAAGGCGTCTGTGAGAAGGTCAACAAAGGCGTCGTACGCGTTGGATTCTGGGTCGGtaattgcaaaggctatggaaCCGCTGATGCCGTCACAGGCTGGAACTCAGTATCCCGGATCTATGTGGAAGAAGTCCCTCCCCCACAGGCTTAA
- the LOC141894605 gene encoding collagen triple helix repeat-containing protein 1-like: MMAKRSISVLVFCAQLMLFIALSSDGADGLLERNWRQCVYKNLNDGRDTGLIKECLFYKKSADTGLRVFYNGNLRLYNCHACCRRWYFTFNGVECSAPAAIDGIVYMVHGNNAQKNLHRVRQIEGVCERVPKGIVRVGFSVGNCVGYGTADATTGWNSVSRIYVEEVPPPQA; the protein is encoded by the exons ATGATGGCAAAGCGAAGCATATCTGTACTCGTATTCTGTGCGCAGCTGATGTTGTTTATTGCTCTGTCTTCTGATGGAGCTGACGGGTTATTGGAGAGAAACTGGAGACAGTGCGTTTACAAGAACTTGAATGATGGTAGGGATACTGGCTTGATCAAG GAATGTCTTTTCTACAAGAAGTCTGCCGATACCGGGCTGCGAGTCTTTTACAATGGGAATCTTCGTCTCTACAATTGTCATGCCTGCTGCAGACGGTGGTATTTCACCTTCAATGGCGTAGAGTGCTCAGCTCCAGCAGCCATTGATGGAATCGTCTACATGGTCCATGGAAACAACGCTCAGAAAAATTTGCACCGAGTTCGTCAAATAGAAGGTGTCTGCGAGAGGGTCCCCAAAGGCATCGTGCGCGTGGGATTCTCGGTCGGTAATTGTGTCGGCTACGGAACCGCTGATGCCACCACAGGCTGGAACTCAGTATCCCGTATCTACGTGGAAGAAGTACCTCCCCCACAGGCTTAA